Within the Sulfitobacter sp. JL08 genome, the region GCGCCCAAGCTGTTGTGGTGCCAGCGGCACGAGCCTGACATTTTCAACCAGATTGCCAAAGTCCTGCTGCCAAAGGATTATCTGCGGCTTTGGCTGACCGGTGCCTATGTGTCGGAAATGTCCGATGCTGCGGGCACCGGCTGGCTCGACACAAAAAAACGCGATTGGGATGATGAATTGCTGGCCGCCACCGGATTGACCTGTGATCACATGCCGGCGCTGATTGAAGGGTCCGACGTGTCGGGCGATCTGCGACCTGAAATCGCAAAACGGTTCGGTCTGAAACCGGGTATCCCCGTCGCGGGTGGCGCGGGTGACAATGCCGCTTCGGCCATTGGTGTCGGTGTGGTGCGCGCAGGCGAGGCATTCGTTTCGCTGGGAACGTCCGGTGTTCTTTTTGCGGCCAATGATGGTTACGCGCCCGACCCGGATACAGCGCTGCACACATTCTGCCATGCCTTGCCGGGGCGCTGGCACCAGATGGGGGTGATCCTTGCCGCCACGGACGCGCTGGCGTGGTATGCCCGTCTGGTGGGTGGGACGGCTTCACAGTTGACGGACGGTTTGGGGCCGTTGCGCGCCCCCGGCCGGCCCATATTCCTGCCCTATCTGGGGGGCGAACGGACACCGCATAACGATGCGCATATTCGCGGCGCGTTTCTGGGCCTGGAACACGCCACAGACCGTGACGCCGCCACCCGCGCCGTGCTGGAAGGGGTCGCCTTTGCGTTTCGGGATTGTCATGCAGCTATGGATGCCACCGGAACCCGGATTTCGCGTCTAACAGCCGTGGGCGGTGGGGCCGCATCGCAGTATTGGTTACAGGCCATTGCAACGGTTCTGAATTTACCGATCGACGTTCCGGTAAAAGGCGATTTCGGGGCTGCGTTTGGCGCGGCACGTCTTGCCATGATGGCCGCCGGACAGGGCGGCATCGAACTGGCGCACCCGCCCGAAATCAAACAAACAATCGAACCCGAACGCGCATTGTCGGACGCATTCAGCGAAACCTACGACCGTTACAAGAAAACCTATCGCGCCCTGAAGGAGCTGCCATGACTGATTTTTTCCAAGGCATTCCCGCTATTACCTTTGAGGGTGAGGAAGGCACCAGCGACTTTGCCTATCGTCACTACAACGCCGATGAAATGATTCTGGGCAAGCGGATGGAGGATCATCTGCGCTTTGCCGTCGCCTGGTGGCACAGCTTTGCCTGGCCCGGGGGCGATCCGTTCGGTGGCGCGACATTCGAACGCCCTTGGTTCGGTGAAACCATGGATTTGGCGCGCATGAAGGCAGACGCCGCGTTCGAGTTGTTCGCAATTCTGGGTCAGCCCTTTTTTTGTTTTCACGATGCAGACATTCGCCCGGAAGGCGCCGATTTTGCGGAAGCCACCCGCAATCTGGAAGAGATTGTCGATTACATCGGGCAAAAAATGGAAGCCGGTGGCCCAAAACTGCTTTGGGGAACGGCAAATCTGTTCACACATCGCCGGTTCATGGCCGGCGCAGCGACCAATCCGGATCCGGATGTCTTTGCCTATTCAGCGGCAACGGTGAAAACCTGCATGGATGCCACGCTGAAACTTGGGGGCGAGAATTACGTGCTGTGGGGCGGGCGCGAAGGCTATGAGACCCTGTTGAACACCGACCTCAGACGCGAACGCGATAATGCCGGGCGCTTTTTGCAGATGGTCGTCGAATACAAGCACAAGATCGGCTTCAATGGGGCCATTCTGGTCGAACCGAAACCGCAGGAACCTTCAAAACATCAGTACGATTATGATGTGGCGACCGTGTATGGCTTTCTCAGGGAATTCGGGCTTGAGAATGAGGTGAAGATGAACATCGAACAGGGTCACGCCATTCTGGCTGGGCATTCGTTCGAACATGAACTGGCGATGGCCGCGTCGATGGGTATTCTTGGTTCGATCGATATGAACCGGAATGATTATCAATCGGGCTGGGACACCGACCAGTTTCCCAACAACGTACCCGAAATCGCACTGGCCTATTATGAAATTCTGAAAGCCGGCGGGTTTTCAAGCGGCGGCACCAATTTCGATGCCAAGCTGCGGCGGCAATCGCTGGATCCGGCCGATCTGGTTTTGGCCCATGTCGGTGCGATGGATGTCTGCGCGCGTGGTTTGAAGGCAGCGGCACGGATGCTGGAAGACGGCGGTTTGGAAGACGCGCGACAAGAGCGCTATAGCGGATGGGATACTGCAGCCGCTAAACAGCATCTGACAAACGGTCTGGATGGATGTTTTGACTACGTGATCCAGAATAGCCTGTCGCCCGAACCCCGATCCGGCCGGCAGGAAAGACTTGAGAACCTGATCAACAGGTTTGTTTGAACGTTTATATCCGGCGGGCTCGGACCCTGTAGAAAAAGGACCAAAACGCCATGCAAGGCACGATTTGTGGTCTGTTCCACTACCCCGTCAAAGGGTTGAGCGCGCAACCGCTGGATATGGTTGATCTGGTTGCCGGTCAGGGGTTCCCCTTTGACCGGGTGTTCGGGTTTGCGCGACCCGATAGCGGTTTTGATCCCGAAAACCCCAAACCGCTGCCGAAAACCAAATTCGTGGTTCTTGCGCGCGATGCCGCATTGGCCACACTGATGACCCATTTTGATCCGCAAACGGGTTGTCTGAAAATCCTGAAGCAGGGCAAGACCTATCAGTTCGATCTGGCAAAGCCCGAAGGGCGTATGGATGCTGCGGCTTTGCTGACCGAACATCTGGCGTTTCCAGCGGATATGCAGCCAACGCTTTATTCGGCAGACCCGCACAGGTTTACAGACGTTTCCGTGGTGTCGCCCGCAATGATGAACGCGGTTTCGCTGATCAATCTGGACAGTGTCGCCGCGTTTTCAGAAACGCTCGGATACCACATCAGCCCGGCCCGGTTTCGTGGCAACATCCATTTCTCCGGATTGCCCCCGTTTTCGGAACTGGATCTGACCGACCGAATTCTGGAAATCGGTGATGTCCGTCTGAAGGTGGTTATGCGCACGAAACGCTGCCCGGCAACCGAAGTCGATCCTGTGACCGGTGCGCGCGACCATGATGTGCCGTCGCTCTTGAGGGCGCATTACGGCCATTCTGATATGGGTGTTTACGCCGAAGTGCAAAGGGCAGGGCGCATCCGCCCCGGCGATGCTTTGCGCCTGTTGTGAAAGGGTGAAGTTTGTTGTTCAGGTTGAAAGCCTCTGCAATGACTTTGGTCCCGACAGTCAGGCCCGTCTGTCATGCCGGGTTTAAAGCGGCGGCTTTAGAAAAGGATAATTCATGTGGAACCTGTTGGCGGATGTTGGCGGCACACATATGCGGATCGCGGCGGCGTCGCGTGCCGGTGATATCCTTGATCAGAAATCTTTTCCGTCCAAGGGTGGTGCCGGATTTCTGAGCGCTTGCGAGGCAATGATCGCTGAACGAAAAAGCACACCAGCGGCCGCGGTCGTAGCTGCCGCCGGAGTGGTCACGAACGGTGCTGTGCGGCTTACCAATTCAGACCAGTCCTTTTCCGAGTCCGATTTGGCCCGTGTCTGCGCAACAGCAGACGTCACCATACTGAATGATTTTGAAGCGGCCGCTTGGTCTCTGGTGAGCGTGACCGACGCGGATACAACCTGCTTGCAGGGGCCGGTAGATATCCCGGCCGGACCGCGTGTGATCATCGGGCCGGGCACGGGTCTGGGTGTCGGGGCGTTGATCCGGGCGCATGATCGGCCACATGTCATTGCCGGTGAAGGCGGCCATATAAGCCTGTCGCCCCGCTCTGCTGACGATCTTAACTATTTCGAACACCTGGTTCGGCTTTGGCCAGACGTGCGCATGGGGCAAGGCATAGCCGTCGAGGCAGAAGCGGTTTTATCCGGCACCGGGCTTCCGGTTCTTTATCGTGCAATTGCTGCGGTGCATAAAACATCAGACGAAATACGCAACGCCAAACAAATCTTCGATGCCGCCCGCGCCGGAACGGACGAAGCCGCGCAGATCGCCGTTGATCTTTTTCGCAGATATCTTGGTGCGATGGCAGGTGATCTGGGGCTGGTCTACGGGGCCAGCGGCGGCGTTTTTGTAACGGGCGGGCTTGCGATCTCCAACCCATGGATATTCGATCAGGCCTTTCTGGATGCGTTCAACGCGGGTGGCCGCCACAGTCACTGGCGCAAGCAACTGCCGCTCTATCTTTACCGAAACTCTGATTTTGGCCTGATTGGCGCCCGCAACTACCTTGCATCGCGTTGGGCTGATGACGCCGGGCAGAGAGATTGATCCTCGGCCTTTGAATTGGCCCGCGCCAAACGTCAGGAAACATCAACCTGTTTGAAATGCCATGCGGTTCTTTACTTTCAATGAGTTGTCGCCTTGGCATTGAACATTAAGATGCGCTGAGCATTATCTAAAAAATCGACCTTTAAGAATTGCGGCGGGCGGCATGTCCGCTCGAAGCCCAGAGCAGACCTCTTCCAAATTTCGATCGTGCGGACGCGGCAAAAGCTTTCCATCCCAGTCTGGTTGAACCAAAATGCCTCGTGGCGAGAACTTCAGCTGACGGGCTGGAGTGTTGTGATGGCTGTTGATCAACCGCGTCTCAGGTTTGAACTGTACTCAGCCTTTCGCAACGGCCAATGGTTCGAGAGCTTTCGCTGATCCCAACGGTAAGCCGGCCTGATGCGCACGCGCCACGAGTTGTGCCAACAACGACTTATCCTGAAACAGTTCCTGCGATATGATGTAGTCGCCGCTCAGACTCTGATCTTCCAGCATCGAAGCGCTGATCTGGTCCCGCGCGTCCAGTATCCGATCCAAGGCAACCAGTGCCGCTGCCTGATAAATGCGACTGCGCCGGGTCTGATGCGCCAATGTGCGCCCCGCGGTCAAAACTTCCTCATACTGACCCAAAGCATAATGCGCCGCACAGCGTTCCTCTGTCACCCAAACTGGCAAGAAAGGGTCGAGCACACTAGCCTTGTCCAATAGCTCCATGGCTTTTTCAGGCGCTCCGGCAAAAGTATGAAACGCAGCACATCGACCCAGAATATAGGCATCATTAGGGGCCAACTGCACAGCTTTCTCATGATAATATCGGCTGGCTTCGAAATCGCCGTGGTTTTTCAGTTTGATTATACCCATGATACGATGCGCTTCGGGGTCTGTCGGGTCCAGTTCAAGCGCCTTCGTTGTGTCGCGTTCAGCCTTCAGAATATCGAAATCTGCGAGATACGACGCGGTACAAACCCGCATCGCATAAATGCGCCCGAAATTCGGATCCAGCTTGATTGCCTTGTCAAACCATTCCAGGGCCTCAAAAACATGTTTATTCGTGACTCCAGCTAAGCGGTGCAGATCTATTGCGCGCAGGTAGCATTCATACGCCGACATGTTCTCGGGTCGCTTTAGCTGCGCCGCACGCATGGCCGTGTGTTCAATTCTGCCCGCAACCGTGGCGGTTACTCGCCCAGTAATTTCGTCAAGCATGTCAAAGACACTTTCAAAATTGCCCTGCATCCGGTCCGACCAGATGATTTGCCCGTGTGTCGTCTCGGCAAGAGATGTGTTGAACCGAACTTGTGGTCCCATTTTTCGGATCGAGCCGGAAAGAACGTACTCAACGCCCAGCGAGTCACCAATCTCAACCACATTGGTTTTCGTATTTGCATCCGCGGCCGACCGTGAAAGCACGAAAAGCCCGTGAATTCTGCTCAGTTCCAGTGTCAGATCATCTGTCAGCCCTTCGGCGAGAAATTCCTGATCTTCATTTGCGGAAGACGCTGTCGAAAACGGCATCACCAGCACAGAATTGGGCCGCTTCGTAGCGATCTGAGGTGATGCTGTTGGCACGATGCCGTATCTGGCCCTGTCAGCCGCTGTTTTAACGCGAAAGATCTGCATCGGGCTTGAAACACCCTTGAAGTGCTGTGCACCCAGATCGTCAAAAACACACGGAGAAACTCTTTTGACCTGGTCGAAAAAGGGGGGCGATACATCTATCGCGCCGGGCGCTGCATTGGTCTGGATCCGCGCAGCAACATTCACCCCGTCGCCACGAAGATCTGTACCCTGAACCACGACGTCGGCAAGATGTAATCCAATCCTGATAACAGATTGCGAGCATCGTTTGTTCCGAGCTATCGCAGCACGTGCTTCAATGGCCGCCTGCAATGCGTTCACAGGACTAGAAAATTCAGCCAATATCGAATCTCCGGCTGTGCCAAATACCCTGCCAGACTTCGCTTCAGCTGCCTGTCTTATCTCATCAAGGCAGGCATTATTGCTAACCAACGCCTGCTCTTCGTTAGCTTCCATAGCTGGCGTTGATCCGACGATATCCGCCACCAAGAGTGCTGAAAGACGTCTTTCCATTCTTCAATCATACAGAAAATTTGAGAACTTCTCTACGTTTCGTTAACGCGCGCTCGACAGGATGAGCTTGCTCAGAGTCAAATCCGACACCGCTCAGCGTAATCGGTCAATCTCCTTTTGAAGGCGCCTTAGTTCCTTCAGTCGGTCGGTTCCCATGCCACCATACGGCTTACGCCATCGATAATTTATTCGCCCGGCATCTGCGCCCGCCTGATCGCATCAATGCGCGGCATTCCTGTGCTCACCGAAATTCTCAATGGATGTCCTGTCTGCATCTTCATGCATTTGTTTGTGTTGGCGATGTGCGTCCCGCGCAATCCCTCCAGTTCATCCGGCAAAGCGCAGCTATTATTCGCTGCGGCTTGCGCCAATGGCTGTTGAGCTGAGAAAGCGCGCCGCTTGCCCAAGCAAACGAACAGGCCTTGTACTCATGTTAACGAAGCAAGGTTGAAGCTAATTCTTTCGCTTACGGCTTTGTCCGGCAACATGCTCAACAGCGCACGATCGGCAAAGTCTTCGAAACCGGGCACCTCGGATTGCAGGGAGGAGTACGAGCAAGCGGCGCGCTTTTTGTGACCAAGCTGAACGGCGACAGCGCATTGAAAGGCACGCGTCCAGAAATTCTGCTCAACGTGATCACTGAAAGCATAAGCATCGGCGGTGTGAAAATCTTCCTTACCAAAGCTCGTCAAAAAAGCCGATGCAGATGAAAAGAATGAATTCATGCCTTTCGTCGCTGTCGATGATGGGTCCTGTCGACCAACCAGTGCGCGGTGCAAACAGAGATCTGCCTGCGCGGAGCCGACCCAATTTATCTGCTCTCCTTCGTCGCCGGCCGGATCCAGGGCAGATGCGCCATTCACCACCAGTTGATAGTAGGAGAGCGCAAGGCGCGCATAGGGTTGAAAAGGGTCCATTTCAACGGCGCGTTCCGCTTCATCAAGATGCTTTTTGCAAATGGTGTCGACCGCGCCCGTCGCAAAGCAATAATTTGCCCGAAGGGAATCGACCCGCAGCGCAGTCAGCAACGGAGAGTCCAAAGCCGATCCTTTGACATCAAGCAGGTTTTGATGTGCCGAAGCCAGCAAGGTTCTGTCTTGTGTCGCGATGAAACGAAAGAAGCTTTTCGCAACTGCCAGACGGCTTTTGGGCGCAATGTCGGCAAGAACAGTGGGCAGTACGCCTGTCAACGGGTCGGTCAGATACACAATCGCATCTTGTAACTGTCGCGCGATGCCTGTCCTGGCCATACACGCGGACAATTGCGTTTTGCAGATTGGTGTCCTTTGCCGTGTATTCCAGACTTTAATGACAAGCGGATCGTGCGGCTTGCCCACGATCAATTCGGCCAGAAACCCTAACGCCCCCCTTTGGGCATTTTCCAGTGCGTCTTCGGTCGATTGTGATGCCAACCAAACGCTTCTGATTGCCCCATCGTGAAGCAAGGGTGCTTGCGTCAATAATGACGCAAAGCCTTTTTCGATTTGAAAGCCGGTTTTCCGGCTTTCGAGAGATGTCTCGGAGGTTACGGTCCATGCAAAACTCGGGGTTTCAGCCTCGTGGTGGGCGATCGTTCCATGTTCGGCAAAATTCGTCCTTAGTTTCAGACAGTAGCTGCCACGCGGAATAAACAGAACGCGTGGGCGCAGTAGGCCTGGACCCTCATAAAATTGCGCCAAGGCCTTTCGGAGGCGGGATACCGCGACGCGCACATGTGCGTCGATATCTGGCTGGAGCGCCTGATCAAGCTCCAGGCATTCAAACGCAATATCGTATTGACTGACGCCAACCTCAAACTCCGTTTTGGTGAGAAACCTGAGAATGCGGCAGTTTTGGGCGCTGAACATCTGAGAGGGATGCCCCAGAATGAAATCAACCTCGGCTTCAAACACCCGATCCGTTTCAGAGTCGGACGTTAGTACAGATTGAACCATCTAGATCGCCTTGAAGTCAAAATTCCATATCTGATGCCAGCTTCAGAATAGCACGTTTGTAACGTTATGTAACTAATAAGCGAACCGCGTTCTTCCTAGGTTTTTCCTGTCTCAAGGAAAAATCTGGGGAGCCGCAGATATTGCGTTTCAAAACTGATACATTGTCTGAACGCGTTATGCTGTTGGTTGCATCAGTTTCCGTTTGTTTTCCCTTGTCCGCCAGATCCGAAGAAACCGCCTTTGACTACGGTGAGATTGAAGGATTGTTCGAACCGGCAGGTGTACGAGACGGATATCTTTCATTTGGTTTGATTGATGTTGCTTTTGGTTCCTACAGTGATTGGAAGCAGAACTTTTCCAAGAAATACGGTCTGTCCTACCTCATTGAAAACCGGCTGATCATGCAATGGGGTGACGGTACTGACATATACGACAACGAGCTTAACCTCATCGCGCGACAGGATTTTCTTGGAAGTGTACCTGGAGAATTTTCCTTCAACATCTGGGGGCAGTTTGCCAACACCTTGGGCAGAAATACGGGGGCAGAGTTTCAAAGCGACTTAGGTGTTCTGTCGCCGTTGAACGGGGGAAATTCTGGTCCTGACACCTCGAACCAAATTCTTCAGATGTTTGCTGTGGAATATGTTAGTCCGGACGAAAGATGGCGGGTTCAGGCCGGCAAACTGGCGCTGCGTACACTATTGAACCTGAACCGATATGCACATGGCGACAGCGAAACGTTTTTCTCGCCCATGCTCGGCAATAACCGGGTTGTGCCTTACACAGCGTTGTTGGGCATTGGGGTATACGGCCAATACCAAACGGATAACTGGTCTTTGTCGGGGCTTGTACGTGCACCGGATACCGACCTTGGGCTTTCGACCGATGCTTGGCGTGACGGTGATCGGGGCTACATAATCGAATATGCCCTAACTCCGGAAATCAAAGGCGTTGGTGCGGGCGTGTATCGGCTGACCTGGTCTCTTGACGAGGCGAATGCCAGTTTGCCGCGCATGGAAACCTGGTCATTGAGTCTGGATCAAGACTTTGGCGAAAGATTTGGTGGATTTTTCCGCTATGCCGAAGCGGACAACACCATTCGAGATTTCGAACGCCGGGTTGCTGTCGGTTTTCAAGTGAAGAAACCTTTCGGTTTTGAACATGACAGGATCGGTGTTGGAGCATGGTGGGGCGATCCGACCGACAACAGCCTGAATGACGAGAGAGGGTTTGAGGTCTTCTACAGAGCTCAGGTCAGCCCGTATCTCCAGATCACTCCAAATGTGCAGTTTGTGGACGACCCAGCGCTTAGCAATGAAAGCAGCGAAGTCATCTTTGGTCTGCGATTGCGACTTAACCTATGACACAGAATGAGGATTCATCATGAAAAGACTGCTATTAAGCTGCGCACTCGCTGCGATACTTCCGACGATCGCAATGGCGCAAGTCGTGAGTTTGGACGAGCCCAACGAACAAGACCCGATAGATCAGGGGGTTGAGCCGCTTATTCGATTGAATGCGGATGACCCCAGCTATGATATCTGGAAAAAGATCCGTGAAGACATCTCGGAAGGACGCGAACCCGGACCCATCAACATTCAGCGGTTCACAGGAGGGTTTCCGTGGCAGGGCATGCTGACGTTCTTCCATTTGCCCGTTGCGCTGACACCCGAAGACCTTCAGGCGGGACAAGTCGAAGTCGCGATCTTTGGCGCCGAAATGTATAACGGAATGCGCGTGCAGTCCTATGGCCCCATGGAAATGCGCGCTCCGATGCACGTCTGGATATTCATCTGAAAGATGCGGACATACGCAAACACATGGTGGCATTGATGCAGCACGTCATGTCCACCAGCGTGCGGGAACCCACCGACGCAGAACTGACAGAACACCTGAAAGAAAACCGCGAAAGATACATGACGCCAAGAAGAATTACGTTCGAGCACGTGTTTTTTGAAGGCGATGTGTCCGAAGCCGATGCATGGTATCAAACCACTCTCTCGCACGGTGAAATCCCGACTGATGTGGGTGATATTTTCTGGCTGGGCCGTCGGATGGAAAAGTATTCTGCAAGCCAGTCGCTGACGGTTCTGGGGAACAAGTTCGTGAAACAGTTGATGGACTTGCCCTTGAACGAGTGGTCAAAGCCCATTCAATCAGCAAGAGGTGTCCATCTCGTCCGTGTCGAAGAAGTTCATGAACCCGAGGCACTGCCCGCTAAAGAGATGCAGTCTCGATTGCGGGAAGATTGGAAAAAGAACAAGGAATTCGCTGTTTTCAAAGATCAAATCTCCGAGTTTGCCCAAGGCTATGACATCATTTTGCCGGATGAAACGGC harbors:
- a CDS encoding MOSC domain-containing protein → MQGTICGLFHYPVKGLSAQPLDMVDLVAGQGFPFDRVFGFARPDSGFDPENPKPLPKTKFVVLARDAALATLMTHFDPQTGCLKILKQGKTYQFDLAKPEGRMDAAALLTEHLAFPADMQPTLYSADPHRFTDVSVVSPAMMNAVSLINLDSVAAFSETLGYHISPARFRGNIHFSGLPPFSELDLTDRILEIGDVRLKVVMRTKRCPATEVDPVTGARDHDVPSLLRAHYGHSDMGVYAEVQRAGRIRPGDALRLL
- a CDS encoding adenylate/guanylate cyclase domain-containing protein; protein product: MERRLSALLVADIVGSTPAMEANEEQALVSNNACLDEIRQAAEAKSGRVFGTAGDSILAEFSSPVNALQAAIEARAAIARNKRCSQSVIRIGLHLADVVVQGTDLRGDGVNVAARIQTNAAPGAIDVSPPFFDQVKRVSPCVFDDLGAQHFKGVSSPMQIFRVKTAADRARYGIVPTASPQIATKRPNSVLVMPFSTASSANEDQEFLAEGLTDDLTLELSRIHGLFVLSRSAADANTKTNVVEIGDSLGVEYVLSGSIRKMGPQVRFNTSLAETTHGQIIWSDRMQGNFESVFDMLDEITGRVTATVAGRIEHTAMRAAQLKRPENMSAYECYLRAIDLHRLAGVTNKHVFEALEWFDKAIKLDPNFGRIYAMRVCTASYLADFDILKAERDTTKALELDPTDPEAHRIMGIIKLKNHGDFEASRYYHEKAVQLAPNDAYILGRCAAFHTFAGAPEKAMELLDKASVLDPFLPVWVTEERCAAHYALGQYEEVLTAGRTLAHQTRRSRIYQAAALVALDRILDARDQISASMLEDQSLSGDYIISQELFQDKSLLAQLVARAHQAGLPLGSAKALEPLAVAKG
- the xylA gene encoding xylose isomerase, which gives rise to MTDFFQGIPAITFEGEEGTSDFAYRHYNADEMILGKRMEDHLRFAVAWWHSFAWPGGDPFGGATFERPWFGETMDLARMKADAAFELFAILGQPFFCFHDADIRPEGADFAEATRNLEEIVDYIGQKMEAGGPKLLWGTANLFTHRRFMAGAATNPDPDVFAYSAATVKTCMDATLKLGGENYVLWGGREGYETLLNTDLRRERDNAGRFLQMVVEYKHKIGFNGAILVEPKPQEPSKHQYDYDVATVYGFLREFGLENEVKMNIEQGHAILAGHSFEHELAMAASMGILGSIDMNRNDYQSGWDTDQFPNNVPEIALAYYEILKAGGFSSGGTNFDAKLRRQSLDPADLVLAHVGAMDVCARGLKAAARMLEDGGLEDARQERYSGWDTAAAKQHLTNGLDGCFDYVIQNSLSPEPRSGRQERLENLINRFV
- a CDS encoding carbohydrate porin, whose amino-acid sequence is MRFKTDTLSERVMLLVASVSVCFPLSARSEETAFDYGEIEGLFEPAGVRDGYLSFGLIDVAFGSYSDWKQNFSKKYGLSYLIENRLIMQWGDGTDIYDNELNLIARQDFLGSVPGEFSFNIWGQFANTLGRNTGAEFQSDLGVLSPLNGGNSGPDTSNQILQMFAVEYVSPDERWRVQAGKLALRTLLNLNRYAHGDSETFFSPMLGNNRVVPYTALLGIGVYGQYQTDNWSLSGLVRAPDTDLGLSTDAWRDGDRGYIIEYALTPEIKGVGAGVYRLTWSLDEANASLPRMETWSLSLDQDFGERFGGFFRYAEADNTIRDFERRVAVGFQVKKPFGFEHDRIGVGAWWGDPTDNSLNDERGFEVFYRAQVSPYLQITPNVQFVDDPALSNESSEVIFGLRLRLNL
- the xylB gene encoding xylulokinase produces the protein MFLGLDLGTSGVKALLIGDDQEVIADATAPLAVSRPHSGWSEQDPADWLDATTAALTALGATRDLSAVRGVGLSGQMHGATLLDSADQPLRPCILWNDTRAHAEAANLDADPKFRALTGNIVFPGFTAPKLLWCQRHEPDIFNQIAKVLLPKDYLRLWLTGAYVSEMSDAAGTGWLDTKKRDWDDELLAATGLTCDHMPALIEGSDVSGDLRPEIAKRFGLKPGIPVAGGAGDNAASAIGVGVVRAGEAFVSLGTSGVLFAANDGYAPDPDTALHTFCHALPGRWHQMGVILAATDALAWYARLVGGTASQLTDGLGPLRAPGRPIFLPYLGGERTPHNDAHIRGAFLGLEHATDRDAATRAVLEGVAFAFRDCHAAMDATGTRISRLTAVGGGAASQYWLQAIATVLNLPIDVPVKGDFGAAFGAARLAMMAAGQGGIELAHPPEIKQTIEPERALSDAFSETYDRYKKTYRALKELP
- a CDS encoding peptidyl-prolyl cis-trans isomerase; translation: MQHVMSTSVREPTDAELTEHLKENRERYMTPRRITFEHVFFEGDVSEADAWYQTTLSHGEIPTDVGDIFWLGRRMEKYSASQSLTVLGNKFVKQLMDLPLNEWSKPIQSARGVHLVRVEEVHEPEALPAKEMQSRLREDWKKNKEFAVFKDQISEFAQGYDIILPDETAAHTVASRHATQAGKVWKAKAAVSLD
- a CDS encoding glucokinase, which codes for MWNLLADVGGTHMRIAAASRAGDILDQKSFPSKGGAGFLSACEAMIAERKSTPAAAVVAAAGVVTNGAVRLTNSDQSFSESDLARVCATADVTILNDFEAAAWSLVSVTDADTTCLQGPVDIPAGPRVIIGPGTGLGVGALIRAHDRPHVIAGEGGHISLSPRSADDLNYFEHLVRLWPDVRMGQGIAVEAEAVLSGTGLPVLYRAIAAVHKTSDEIRNAKQIFDAARAGTDEAAQIAVDLFRRYLGAMAGDLGLVYGASGGVFVTGGLAISNPWIFDQAFLDAFNAGGRHSHWRKQLPLYLYRNSDFGLIGARNYLASRWADDAGQRD